The following proteins are co-located in the Penaeus vannamei isolate JL-2024 chromosome 34, ASM4276789v1, whole genome shotgun sequence genome:
- the LOC113818196 gene encoding major facilitator superfamily domain-containing protein 6 has protein sequence MAPKINKKLLPLKVHYFLKYGGIALLPFLPVVVRQKGVPAQGVGLMWTVTPLASAKAAITFGALADALKIHRAIFLVGLAILGASFTAMFFVPSIPWREMDAPVSSTVELLCKEDTTSLGICPGAGKPENSILPLFLDCDSNDVVSAGVMDEWTSGNCSLQCNLPYSLDDDRDDVGEGTEITVLLGVDPPHQLCNNGTCLMSVGVDLDKYFHKKNNLSCGVTYHGTCRYVCGAKSGEHKDTTLTHLLKTGEFWLMFLCLMLVYGSNSTTTTMADTVCFYLLGQDRHKYGHQRLWGSLAWGIVGMASGALVDLFSVGQPKVNYLPALVIAVTFLTLNVIASTKITFEVPKKEKLTASTMYNTFCSPRMIVFLMTVLVLGMTMGIQWTFLLIVVEDVANVWDPTFPYIKLLQGLLVGSDCFLGDVPFLYISSYIIKKLGNILTFLMVLVVFSIRHLLYSAVVNPWYFLPVSLLHGLSFSVFYPNMMSYASSMAPKGVQAMMQGTVKSFFIGGSAVGGFLGGTLIETVGGSKTFLYLGLFLAVYTMIFAAVQLLIYKIHPENPQDGRGEYSVPVDSPIQNEKEDVEAQNDPQELQKTPLYKDDIIKDPFIEN, from the exons ATGGCCCCGAAGATCAACAAGAAACTTTTGCCTTTGAAGGTTCACTACTTCCTCAAGTATGGTG GAAtcgctctcctcccattcctgccAGTGGTTGTTCGACAGAAGGGCGTACCTGCCCAGGGCGTGGGTCTTATGTGGACCGTTACTCCTTTGGCTTCTGCTAAGGCTGCCATCACATTTGGGGCTCTCGCGGATGCCCTCAAGATCCACCGCGCTATTTTCCTGGTGGGTCTGGCCATCCTCGGCGCTTCATTCACCGCCATGTTCTTCGTCCCGAGCATTCCTTGGCGAGAGATGGATGCTCCTGTCTCCAGCACGGTCGAGCTTCTGTGTAAAGAAGACACCACCTCCCTGGGAATTTGTCCGGGTGCTGGCAAACCCGAAAACTCAATTTTGCCGCTGTTTCTCGACTGTGATTCTAACGATGTCGTTAGTGCAGGCGTGATGGACGAATGGACTTCGGGGAACTGCAGTCTCCAGTGTAATCTGCCGTACTCGCTCGACGATGACAGAGATGATgtgggggaagggacggagatTACAGTGCTGTTGGGCGTGGATCCCCCGCATCAGTTGTGCAATAACGGTACTTGTCTTATGTCCGTTGGGGTCGACCTCGATAAGTACTTCCATAAAAAGAACAACTTGTCCTGTGGCGTGACTTACCATGGCACTTGCCGATACGTGTGCGGCGCGAAGTCTGGCGAGCATAAGGATACCACCCTCACACACCTACTTAAGACGGGAGAATTCTGGCTCATGTTCCTCTGTCTTATGTTGGTTTATGGCTCCAACAGCACCACCACGACTATGGCGGACACAGTTTGCTTCTATTTGCTAGGACAGGATCGGCATAAGTATGGCCACCAGCGACTGTGGGGCAGCCTTGCCTGGGGTATCGTCGGTATGGCGAGTGGCGCTTTGGTTGACCTCTTCTCTGTGGGTCAGCCAAAAGTCAATTATCTGCCTGCACTCGTCATCGCTGTGACGTTCCTAACCCTCAATGTTATTGCCTCCACGAAGATCACGTTTGAAGTGCCGAAGAAGGAGAAGCTGACAGCCAGCACCATGTACAACACATTCTGTTCTCCGAGGATGATTGTGTTCCTG ATGACAGTCCTGGTGCTTGGGATGACAATGGGAATCCAATGGACATTCCTTCTTATTGTTGTGGAGGATGTGGCAAATGTCTGGGACCCAACATTCCCGTACATCAAGTTACTGCAAGGCCTTTTAGTGGGCAGTGACTGCTTCTTAGGAGATGTCCCTTTCCTCTATATTTCTT CTTATATCATCAAGAAACTTGGCAACATCTTAACCTTCTTGATGGTGCTTGTTGTGTTTAGTATTCGCCATTTGTTATACTCAGCAGTTGTCAATCCATGGTACTTCTTGCCTGTCAGCCTGCTGCATGGCCTTTCATTCTCAGTGTTTTATCCTAATATGATGTCATATGCAAGTTCCATGGCTCCAAAGGGTGTCCAAGCAATGATGCAGGGTACTGTAAAGTCCTTTTTCATTGGAG GATCTGCTGTAGGAGGATTCCTTGGTGGTACACTTATAGAAACAGTTGGTGGCTCCAAAACCTTTCTGTATCTAGGACTGTTCCTAGCTGTGTATACAATGATCTTTGCTGCAGTTCAGTTACTCATCTACAAAATACATCCAGAGAATCCACAAG ATGGACGTGGTGAATACAGTGTTCCTGTCGACAGTCCTATccagaatgagaaggaagatgtAGAAGCACAGAACGATCCACAAGAGTTACAAAAGACTCCTTTATATAAGGATGATATAATCAAAGATCCTTTTATTGAAAATTAA